The following coding sequences are from one Coregonus clupeaformis isolate EN_2021a unplaced genomic scaffold, ASM2061545v1 scaf0913, whole genome shotgun sequence window:
- the LOC121560410 gene encoding uncharacterized protein LOC121560410, giving the protein MKDDHWNLLSENMRAGMSRHEFSAKCMDIVAWVMESTSTVVVPALDLTMQIELSDSPSSSGSGSNEAGEVTSLGRSVRFSCSGGPSRCTSARTAYSTRTPTPFPSSHRCLTSLLSENEERYVSSPEGGDREMRHRPHSAPLRSVFGISEDSVFDMVQSGQSQGDIVPLPKRSRQEKYRPSKMSTDGKFMMGMVELVINLLNSRLAELMRSVSQGTLVLLTGSISASQQFAQEMLSMATSKMYSHAIEHIALGHKSPLELERELEAILGPLAGQVIVIIIDSIIKAKANGGNEGRASSPLTYFLTAISAEIQSLVVHRSASRPSTRLSNNDPLLNISKSKVLRSVLLKMAELFGQGPSETCLVPLVQSQSNNSICDWTVNAGTIHPSTFLSDNRVTEVSSDVVDLVLEVFWITGFLDNRNPSRPQSACSHNSASGAIDMRALAGDLVRQVSVKLSPFVSESQLSTMSMTDLSSSFSDSSLKQLCSRSVVALATACQAIKTELENQRPTNLAARDLLSSLVETIEDMDISDILQGPSAILEEAAVIKHPEMSTSTIYRSLLLDSSLASSKMVTESIIFNNPCPSEQHVSIQKELPADKVDILHGQPVEEYIVKAEQCIIQVIQDAAVTYTAALDRTDSCGKLSEILSVHVSSENIEEASSDLFGGIISDLHEVSEVNKASMHTKSGRKMFWGEVSSGSQMIYTKTLDKLRKLFTSHHLTEGKNTPVQIELSATGLLVTEATVEESPVQKTDSKTPSKFSASAHQLTLDTCTKGVIKQVISVLRVDTSKEDCSASVGESTSNSSFDFNQKLDSIISKLEDLTISSDVTSAEIATLTRSLSAASRTSNISIQRFHSAEFRAKAKHIVSETILRAASKASHSLLQSMPSTTFSHHAVSTAEDIVNIIMQDLESVSQYPVDDTDSFPLEEIKLESQLKPRVVFDNLLDAAQTMYHRVKDRLNIFFSFPPVSVTTAKYVLDSTPVETLRRSKSADTALVEDRSRPPSVRSEKPLSKVCLAKRSKALVSSSGSSTDHHVIDTCSEDFTLPTRSMSVVSNNSLKRASPLHGSGLSESCKPLVALKDVTVAVSQEGFSKTAKKTLSLILNVIKCRVANSESSSVGQIASEECLIATNMLDSVLESLDQLPDMSAADEITRTESHTSIAMDETGSRSTLVSQQEINISDTNIIVKTIMDTMKTDDPEMTSAEENLDRLLSVEALQGASGNLIAKVHGLIQEITINRQLQSMVGHRSLSQPALPKPALRKLSKDDASELIYNFAQTSVRRLLGQCMGRPMPPSAEMVLDQVIKLMTDVVMDSLTYVSKSTMEDVIVHRSVTLACSSHSDTSNATSDITHGVVADLNATEEFPARSLSPADVKADGMARLPSARGEETKKNRKWRFLPKMHKFPKIMIKLFKTKGEPKRHPKQDALPTKRLRETHISQDAECEVPEVPSTSPPKEDLTTTPAPAPQESQSRKRPLMVRVLHALSRAISKPFRGASGKKN; this is encoded by the exons ATGAAGGACGA CCATTGGAATCTGCTGAGTGAGAATATGCGTGCCGGG ATGAGCAGACATGAGTTTAGTGCCAAGTGCATGGATATTGTAGCATGGGTGATGGAGTCTACATCCACTGTGGTTGTTCCCGCCCTTGACCTCACCATGCAGATAGAGCTCTCTGATTCGCCAAGCTCTTCTGGATCAGGAAGTAAtgaggcaggagaggtgacctcTCTTGGCCGCAGCGTCAGATTCAGCTGTAGTGGAGGACCCAGCAGGTGCACCAGCGCCAGAACCGCCTACAGCACACGCACTCCCacgcctttcccctcctctcacag GTGTTTGACCTCTTTGCTGAGTGAGAACGAAGAGCGATATGTCTCCTCACCTGAGGGTGGCGATAGAGAGATGAGACACAGACCACACTCAGCACCACTGAGATCTGTGTTTGGCATCTCTGAGGACTCTGTCTTCGACATGGTCCAGAGCGGCCAGTCGCAGGGTGACATCGTACCGCTGCCCAAACGGAGTAGACAGGAGAAATACAGACCTAGCAAAATGTCAACGGACGGCAAGTTTATGATGGGTATGGTCGAGTTGGTTATAAACCTTCTCAACTCCAGATTGGCTGAGCTAATGCGAAGTGTCAGTCAGGGAACTCTAGTTCTGCTGACTGGAAGTATCTCAGCAAGTCAACAGTTTGCCCAAGAGATGCTAAGCATGGCGACTTCTAAGATGTATTCCCATGCCATAGAGCATATTGCGCTCGGCCACAAGTCTCCCCTTGAGTTAGAGAGGGAGCTTGAGGCCATCTTGGGTCCTCTGGCTGGACAGGTCATAGTCATCATCATAGATAGCATCATCAAGGCTAAAGCCAACGGAGGAAATGAGGGGAGAGCGTCCAGCCCCTTGACCTATTTTCTAACTGCCATTTCGGCAGAAATACAAAGCCTAGTGGTTCACAGATCGGCTAGCAGACCATCCACCAGACTGTCCAACAACGACCCACTGCTGAACATTTCCAAGTCAAAGGTCTTAAGATCAGTTCTGCTCAAAATGGCAGAGCTCTTTGGCCAAGGTCCAAGTGAAACCTGTCTAGTTCCACTAGTCCAGAGTCAGTCCAACAACTCCATTTGCGACTGGACTGTGAATGCAGGCACCATTCATCCAAGTACATTTCTGTCCGACAACAGAGTGACAGAAGTGTCATCCGATGTTGTGGATCTTGTACTTGAGGTTTTTTGGATAACAGGATTTTTGGATAACAGGAACCCGTCAAGGCCACAGAGTGCCTGCTCCCACAACTCAGCTAGTGGAGCAATAGATATGAGAGCTCTTGCTGGGGACTTGgtcagacaggtgtctgtcaaACTCAGCCCATTTGTCTCTGAGAGtcaactctccaccatgtccatgACAGATCTGTCATCATCTTTTTCTGACTCCAGCTTGAAGCAGTTGTGTTCTCGCTCTGTTGTTGCTCTGGCAACTGCCTGTCAAGCAATCAAAACAGAGCTCGAGAACCAGAGACCTACCAACCTGGCAGCCAGAGACCTACTATCGTCTCTGGTAGAGACCATTGAGGACATGGATATCTCTGACATCCTCCAGGGCCCATCGGCCATTTTGGAGGAGGCTGCTGTGATAAAGCACCCAGAGATGTCCACCTCGACAATATACAGATCTCTGCTTCTCGACTCATCTCTCGCCTCCTCTAAGATGGTCACTGAGAGCATTATCTTCAACAACCCATGTCCATCAGAGCAGCATGTGAGTATTCAGAAGGAGCTCCCTGCTGATAAAGTTGACATCCTCCATGGTCAACCAGTGGAGGAGTATATTGTCAAAGCTGAGCAATGCATCATTCAGGTCATTCAGGATGCAGCTGTGACATATACTGCTGCGCTGGATAGAACTGACTCTTGTGGGAAACTGTCGGAAATCCTATCTGTCCATGTTTCCTCAGAGAATATTGAGGAGGCATCCTCTGATCTCTTTGGTGGAATTATTTCCGACCTGCATGAGGTATCTGAGGTCAATAAGGCCTCCATGCATACGAAATCAGGTcgcaaaatgttttggggggaagTGAGTTCAGGTTCCCAGATGATTTATACCAAAACCCTGGACAAACTAAGGAAGCTGTTCACCTCCCACCATCTCACTGAGGGAAAAAATACTCCTGTGCAAATCGAGCTCTCTGCAACTGGACTACTTGTAACTGAGGCCACTGTGGAGGAATCTCCTGTAcagaagacagacagtaagaccccTTCTAAGTTCTCAGCCTCAGCCCACCAGCTCACCCTCGACACCTGCACTAAAGGGGTAATCAAACAGGTGATCTCGGTGCTGAGGGTGGACACTTCAAAGGAAGACTGCTCCGCTTCCGTTGGGGAGAGCACGTCAAATTCATCCTTCGACTTCAACCAGAAGTTGGACTCGATAATTTCGAAATTGGAGGACCTCACCATTTCGAGTGACGTGACGTCAGCCGAGATTGCCACACTCACGCGATCTCTTAGTGCAGCCAGCAGAACCTCTAACATTTCCATCCAGAGATTTCACAGTGCTGAGTTCCGAGCTAAGGCCAAACACATTGTGAGTGAGACCATTCTCAGAGCTGCTAGCAAAGCCAGCCATTCTTTGCTACAGAGCATGCCTAGCACCACCTTCTCACACCATGCGGTTTCTACAGCCGAAGATATAGTAAATATTATCATGCAAGACCTTGAAAGTGTATCCCAGTACCCTGTGGATGACACAGACTCCTTCCCACTAGAAGAGATAAAGCTGGAGTCCCAGCTCAAACCCAGAGTTGTCTTTGACAACTTATTGGATGCTGCTCAAACCATGTACCACAGAGTAAAGGATAGACTGAACATCTTTTTCTCTTTTCCACCAGTGTCAGTCACCACAGCCAAATATGTGCTGGACTCCACCCCTGTGGAGACACTCAGACGCTCTAAGTCCGCTGACACTGCTCTTGTTGAGGACAGGAGCCGCCCTCCGTCTGTGAGAAGTGAGAAGCCTTTGTCAAAAGTCTGTTTGGCTAAAAGGTCTAAAGCCCTTGTGTCTTCGAGTGGCTCTTCAACAGACCACCATGTAATTGACACATGCAGTGAGGATTTCACTCTGCCCACCAGGAGTATGTCAGTTGTGAGCAACAACAGTTTGAAGAGAGCCTCTCCTCTCCACGGCAGTGGATTGAGTGAAAGTTGCAAACCTCTTGTGGCTCTAAAAGACGTAACAGTGGCAGTCAGCCAAGAAGGCTTTAGCAAAACTGCAAAGAAGACGCTCAGCTTGATCCTAAATGTGATCAAGTGTAGAGTGGCCAACTCTGAGAGTTCATCTGTTGGGCAGATTGCAAGTGAGGAGTGTCTGATAGCCACTAACATGTTAGACTCTGTACTGGAGAGCCTTGACCAGTTGCCTGACATGAGCGCTGCCGATGAGATCACAAGGACAGAATCCCATACCTCTATCGCAATGGATGAGACAGGTTCACGGTCAACGCTTGTGAGCCAACAAGAAATAAACATATCTGACACCAATATCATAGTGAAAACTATAATGGACACAATGAAGACGGACGACCCAGAGATGACTTCAGCAGAAGAAAATCTGGATAGGCTCCTGTCAGTTGAAGCCCTTCAAGGTGCATCTGGCAACCTGATCGCAAAGGTCCATGGTCTCATTCAGGAGATAACCATAAACCGCCAGCTTCAATCCATGGTTGGCCACAGAAGCCTCTCTCAACCAGCGCTGCCTAAACCAGCCCTGAGGAAGCTGTCAAAGGACGATGCCTCAGAGCTCATTTACAACTTTGCCCAGACTTCTGTTAGGAGACTCCTGGGGCAGTGTATGGGAAGGCCTATGCCACCATCGGCTGAAATGGTTTTGGATCAGGTCATCAAGTTGATGACAGACGTGGTGATGGACAGCCTGACTTATGTGTCCAAGTCTACAATGGAGGATG TTATTGTACACAGGTCGGTCACACTAGCGTGCTCTTCTCACTCAGACACCAGCAATGCCACAAGTGACATCactcatggtgttgtagctgaccTTAATGCTACTGAGGAATTCCCTGCCAGGAGCCTTAGCCCGGCTGATGTAAAGGCTGACGGCATGGCCCGCCTTCCCTCTGCCAGAGGGGAAGAGACTAAGAAGAACAGGAAGTGGCGTTTCCTACCGAAAATGCATAAGTTTCCAAAGATCATGATTAAG CTGTTCAAGACAAAAGGGGAACCGAAGAGACACCCTAAACAGGATGCACTGCCTACCAAACGTCTCAGAGAGACTCATATTTCACAGG ATGCTGAGTGTGAGGTTCCAGAGGTTCCATCCACTTCCCCACCCAAGGAGGACCTGACAACCACACCGGCCCCTGCTCCCCAGGAGTCCCAGTCCCGTAAACGCCCACTCATGGTCAGGGTGTTACACGCTCTCTCAAGAGCCATCTCCAAACCATTCAGAGGAGCTTCTGGGAAGAAGAATTAG